The genomic region AGCTTTGACAGGAATTGTATCTGATGGTTAAAATTGCAGGAGTGTTCTATTGTGGAATGCCGGTGTTGGCAAAGGAGTTGAAGAAGCTATCACGAGAGCTGAGTCACAAGACATCCACGCGGTTCGAATTCCACAAGGAATATTTCTAAAGATCCTtgcattaatatatatatatattccacAACTTGTTcctgttgtttcttttttgtaactacaacaagaaatatatatgtatactgCATGTATTTATACCTAGAGTTGAGatgtaaatgtaaaatatatagcattgaaattgtaaaactttTGTCCACTacaaattttgtaatattttctTACATTGTGAAATAGCAATGATCATTAAGGATCAAGAAGAGGTTACATTTTGTTGCGATTTGTTTGAAATTCTACGGGGGGAAAGGACAAATTGCCATTGCAAAAGAcaaaactaaaatgaagacATTAACAGGATTTGAGGGGTTAATGTTATTAATCGTCTTTTAATCGTTTGAGAAGCCTGGAAGCCCAGCGCCGGACACGTCGCTTGAGTGTGTAACCCACGACGATTCCAGCAGCAAAGCAAATTGCACAGAGTTTTGAACACGTCCCCAGCGAGACCGCTTGCCTGCAAACTCCAAACAAAACGAgataaagaaaatgtaaaaaattgaaGCACTTCCATCAAAGTTCACTTTGATTGAAATGAACACAAGTTACCTGGGAGGTCTGGTGACTAAAACACGAGAGGTATTATCAGAGGACAAAGCGGC from Theobroma cacao cultivar B97-61/B2 chromosome 9, Criollo_cocoa_genome_V2, whole genome shotgun sequence harbors:
- the LOC18588229 gene encoding uncharacterized protein LOC18588229, with the protein product MEGLQNLVRSFSKDTKSGSPTSLAEIPYKLGGGGAGASAALSSDNTSRVLVTRPPRQAVSLGTCSKLCAICFAAGIVVGYTLKRRVRRWASRLLKRLKDD